A region of the Chelmon rostratus isolate fCheRos1 chromosome 1, fCheRos1.pri, whole genome shotgun sequence genome:
gtctgtgttgtgtattggtgtgtgttcctgttgtgtatcagtgtgtgtctgtgttgtgtgtaggtgtgtgtctgtgttgtgtatcagtgtgtgtctgcgttgtgtgtaggtgtgtgtctgtgttgtgtgtaggtgtgtgtctgtgttgtgtgtaggtgtgtgtctgtgttgtgtattggtgtgtgtctgtgttgtgtgtaggtgtgtgtctgcgttgtgtgtaggtgtgtgtctgtgttgcgTATCAGTCTGTGTCAGGGTGTATGTTGTGAAAGTCAGGTGGTGTGAAGGTCAGGTGCTTTGAACAGATGTTTGCTTCCCAGCCCGTCTATCAGCAGTAACTTGGCCTGAACGTTTCGCTCGTTGCTTCTTGAGctccagcagacaaacaaagtgtctgaatatgaatgaatgtgtatataaagtgtgtgtgtgtataaaatgtgcataaagtgcatgtgtgtatataaagaGTTTATAAAGTGTCTGTTTATATAAAGAGTGTATAACcagttatttattattaatccGGTTTCAGAGTTCAAGTGAAGATTCAGTATTATGGTCTGTCACTAATGTCATGATGCTCAGTGTGAACTGTTCTTGTTGTAAAAGGAAACACAATCGTTTGATAGCTGGCACAAACATACcatttaataattattattgaaGAAGAAGTGAACATCTCTGGATGAAGGGTTCGGTTCAGGTTCATCAAcatcagctgcagaaacaggctGAATGTCTCCATGAAGACAAGAAGCTGCTTAAGTCCATCAAGTCCTCCTGCTCATATGATGTTTTCCTTTGTCGTCTGGTTGGATGACTATTCAAGACTGAAAGGTGCAGTGTGGAGACTTTAGACAAACTGACGGACCGACTGATtgagtgactgactgagtgaAAAACTGACTGACCTATTTCATGAGATTAGATAAGATTTGACCAATGAGCAGAGCTTTCTGAAAACCTCGAACAGCTGACACAGTGGATTGGCCATTATTTGAAGTGAAGATCATCTGATTCTGAACATTTGAATATTATCTAGCTCATCCGATACTTTGTGCCAAATGCTTTTATTGAAAGCTTTTTATGAAAAGTGTTTTATAAATAAACAACTTCATCATTGATAAATATTGACAGTCATCACGACCTTGTATTTGTCCATCTAGTCCACCCATTGTCACAGATGAGCATTTTATTGTTAAGTCCCAcctcttcacaataaaagcctcttCTCTGAAAATGTATGGtcagcagtggcgtgcacgggggggcAGGGGTTTTGGCGCGTTTTGGCGtccctcttggatgccaaaacgcgctctaaagtgccccctgggagccaaaatgcacgcttaagtgccctcttggacgccaaaacgcgttctaaagtgccccctgggagccaaaatgtgcgctaaagtgccctcttgggagccaaaatgcactctaaagtgccccctgggagccaaaatgcacgcttaagtgccctcttggacgccaaaatgcgctctaaagtgccccctgggagccaaaacacgcgctaaagtgccctcttggactccaaaacgcgtgctaaagtgccccctgggagccaaaacacgcgctaaagtgccctcttggacgccaaaatgcgctctaaagtgccccctgggagccaaaatgcacgcttaagtgccctcttggacgccaaaacgcgctctaaagtgccccctgggagccaaaacgtgcgctaaagtgccctcttgggagccaaaacgcgtgctaagctgccccctgggagccaaaacgcgcactaaagtgccctcttgggagccaaaacgggtgctaaagtgccccctgggagccaatacgcacactaaagtgccccctgggagccaaaatgcatgctaaagtgccctcttgggagccaaaacggGTGCTAAAGTGCCCCTTGGGAGCCAATacgtgctctaaagtgccctcttggacgccaaaacgcgctctaaagtgcccttttggacgccaaaacgcgctccAGAGTGCCCTTTTCAGTGGtgaggacacgctatatgtgccctttttttccttttcgcccctgcccttcaaaaagtctgtgcacgccactgatgGTCAGAGACAAAGTTCGCCTCAACAAAACATATAAATGCTGTTACAGTAGGAGAGTTATTGATCCACAGCAGGCTGTATGTTGTAAAGAAGCAATGATACAAACCAACTACATCCTGTTTGTTGTTTacactaaaaagacaaaactgcaTAATGTTTGATTAGACTAGTCCATTTTCTGAAGGACATATCTCCTATTTGAAATGCATGGCAACACACCAGACTTCAGACAAATATCATGAAATTCTACGACAATATTTCTTGCTGCTCCCAGTGCTGCTGCGCCTAGTTTGCTAGATTTTTGTCTGGCAAACTAACCAGACACAAATCTGGCTAGTTggatagatacacacacacacacagacaaatttgttcacacacacacacacacacacacacacacacacacacacacacaaacaaacacaaacacacacacacacaaatttgttCCACTCTTACTATCCAAATCAGTGAAAGTGTTACTTAAGGTTTAGCTTagtttatttaaaacaaaccaaataaatgaataaactaaTAATATATCAGTTGAAGCTGTGGACTGAGGGCGccccctgctgtctgctgttgctctcagcactgtgtgtaaTTATATTCAGAGGATTctgctgaaatgacagaaattaatACGACACAAAGTTGgtgatgttcagtgtgtttattaTCATTCATTGTTCACTAACGGcagggtggtgggggggtgggggtcttTGTGGGTTGCCTCTGTGGTAGCGGCGTAACGTCTGAGCATTTAGTTGGCAGCGAGGATCTGGTCCACCCAGCCACGGAGCTCGGTGACACGGGCATAGACAGCAGGAGTGGAGGTGGAGCAACGGCTGCTTCCCCAGGAGACGATACCGACCAGAGTCCAGGCGTTGTCCTTCTCACAGACCAGAGGACCACCAGAGTCACCctgaaaaacaaggaaataaacaatgaagaaggacgaggaggaaaaagagaagtcTGATAAAATGATAGAAAGAAACCTAAATGACAAACTAATCTgagtgagacaggtgagacCGGTAAGTAGGTGGACCCTCACCATGCAGGAAGTGGCTCCGGCTCCTCCGGCGCAGATCATCACATCGGAGATGTTGCTGCCCCAGTATTTCTTGCACTGCTCGTTGGACAGCAGGGGGAGGGCAGCCTGCTGCAACGTGTTGGGAGTACTGGGAGCTGTGGGAGacacaaaacagtcaaacatgCTTCCTCCTAACTGTAGCCCAGAGTCTCGAGTAAATCATCTTAGACCACAAAGACCTGTTCAAAGAAGACGGCAGAGCTCGTTTGAGAAAAGTCTCACCGTTGTAGCGGGTCAGACCCCAGCCAGAGGTGACGCATGTCATTCCGGCAGCGAAGACATCGGCGGACTCGGCGAGACAGACGGGGGACACGTTGGTGCCCAGGCGGACGGGGGTGGCCAGCTTGATGAGGGCGATGTCATTGTTGATGGTACGGGGGTTCCACTGGGGGTGGGTGAACACCTGGGGAAGACAAGGGGTTAGTGGGGGAGAATGGCGTGTTCTGAAAGCTGAGTGGCTGATTGGCGGTTCTCACCTTGGCAGGCTTCAGTATCTGGACGTCTTCGTCGGAGCCGTAGCCCTTATTATGTTCTCCAGCAATCACACGGTGGTAGGTCCTGACAGGGAACAGGAAGCAGGGCTTTAAAGGGCAGGTTCACACAAATCCCACATCACATAAAGGAATattctgtttccattctttttttaaaacatgaaccTTTTCATCAAACATCGTTCAGTTTAGTGTAAATGAagcaaaacactgtttttaaacagctgattttCTTCTCGTCATTAAATCTCAtgttcagactcaaaccagcagtgaatgctaactgctaactgctaaccgTTCTGTGTATCACAGGctgatagatcttcttcctctgagccatagaactccattaaaacacatcagtgagcctcactgttgctctaGCTGACATGTTGATCGTCCTGCTGCCTGTTCCGGCCTTGGCCatattgttctgttctttgttgctgtccctgtgttgtcctttttgtttggtccctgtttttgtgtcagagtgAGTGTTCTCTCTTTTGTAGCAGCTGTGCTGGTCCTGCCTCCTCCGAACACCGATTTATGGCGTAATCTGATTGgtccctgcagctgcctccagcTTTTAAACCAGAGTCTTCTCTAGTTGCCGGTGGAACCTCGAGTTGGCAGCAGTGGTGTTTGATTCTGGCGCTTCAAGCCTTGTCCCCACATCTCGCTTGTAGCTCTGTGTGTCGTATAgctctttgtggtgttttgtttttcgaAAAGACTAACTTGAACTTTACTAACTTCGTTGCACTGTAAA
Encoded here:
- the LOC121616789 gene encoding chymotrypsin B isoform X2, which codes for MAFLWIVSCLAFVSAAYGCGTPAIPPQVSGYARIVNGEEAVPHSWPWQVSLQQSNGFHFCGGSLINENWVVTAAHCNVSPQFHRVIAGEHNKGYGSDEDVQILKPAKVFTHPQWNPRTINNDIALIKLATPVRLGTNVSPVCLAESADVFAAGMTCVTSGWGLTRYNAPSTPNTLQQAALPLLSNEQCKKYWGSNISDVMICAGGAGATSCMGDSGGPLVCEKDNAWTLVGIVSWGSSRCSTSTPAVYARVTELRGWVDQILAAN
- the LOC121616789 gene encoding chymotrypsin B isoform X1, translated to MAFLWIVSCLAFVSAAYGCGTPAIPPQVSGYARIVNGEEAVPHSWPWQVSLQQSNGFHFCGGSLINENWVVTAAHCNVRTYHRVIAGEHNKGYGSDEDVQILKPAKVFTHPQWNPRTINNDIALIKLATPVRLGTNVSPVCLAESADVFAAGMTCVTSGWGLTRYNAPSTPNTLQQAALPLLSNEQCKKYWGSNISDVMICAGGAGATSCMGDSGGPLVCEKDNAWTLVGIVSWGSSRCSTSTPAVYARVTELRGWVDQILAAN